The following proteins are co-located in the Gorilla gorilla gorilla isolate KB3781 chromosome 18, NHGRI_mGorGor1-v2.1_pri, whole genome shotgun sequence genome:
- the LOC109023589 gene encoding LOW QUALITY PROTEIN: uncharacterized protein (The sequence of the model RefSeq protein was modified relative to this genomic sequence to represent the inferred CDS: deleted 2 bases in 1 codon; substituted 2 bases at 2 genomic stop codons), with protein sequence MFAAGSVPLAAGARRGQLSVQEGAPAPEEATDVPGKVLPEKCALMWPHLGTRAPQRPKXESRGFPGWGCRTGQALPCRARPPTPAPSHPSSSLSLTPGPGSPRXTSPPCQTVAALYGLGVWQSHCGGGVGCHGWGRQPLGCQGWWSTLNPYLLESAGLFHTRSCGKLWDPKAVLVSGVTSSHSSLGSPGTRPGISLCKELPGCWAELCCRPRKMTKKDRAEPHPPLLGGPQGARAQRSPIRHSLGSKRLPRCGWQLLTSSGGAAGGLCPMGHRHGKDGGRVCRLGRTGGRYRPEQVAWAHEKGVSETGCVFQMPGVDEADEWQ encoded by the exons ATGTTTGCAGCAGGCTCAGTTCCTTTGGCAGCTGGAGCGAGG AGAGGTCAGCTCAGTGTCCAGGAGGGGGCGCCTGCCCCCGAGGAGGCCACGGACGTGCCTGGGAAGGTGCTGCCGGAGAAGTGTGCTCTGATGTGGCCACACTTGGGGACGCGGGCTCCCCAGAGGCCCAAGTGAGAAAGCCGGGGGTTCCCAGGCTGGGGGTGCAGGACGGGCCAGGCACTGCCCTGCAGGGCCCGCCCCCCTACCCCTGCACCCTCACACCCATCTTCCTCTCTCAGCCTGACCCCAGGGCCTGGGAGCCCCCGGTAGACCAGCCCTCCTTGCCAAACAGTGGCTGCCCTTTATGGACTCGGCGTCTGGCAGAGCCACTGTGGAGGAGGAGTTGGCTGTCATGGTTGGGGGAGGCAGCCCTTGGGTTGTCAAGGTTGGTGGTCAACATTGAACCCATATCTGCTGGAATCTGCCGGTCTGTTCCACACACGATCATGCGGGAAGCTCTGGGACCCGAAGGCTGTTCTCGTCTCGGGGGTCACAAGTTCTCACAGCAGCCTGGGGTCACCAGGGACCAGACCCGGCATTAGCCTCTGTAAGGAGCTGCCTGGCTGCTGGGCTGAGCTTTGTTGCAGGCCCAGGAAGATGACCAAGAAGGACAGAGCAGAGCCCCATCCACCACTGCTGGGAGGGCCCCAGGGAGCACGTGCACAGCGGAGCCCCATTCGCCACTCCCTGGGCTCGAAGAGGCTTCCTCGGTGTGGATGGCAGCTGTTAACGAGCAGTGGTGGTGCAGCTGGAGGCCTCTGTCCCATGGGGCACAGACAT GGGAAGGATGGCGGACGGGTGTGCAGGCTTGGGAGGACGGGCGGGCGGTATAGGCCTGAGCAGGTGGCGTGGGCGCACGAGAAGGGTGTGTCTGAGACAGGATGTGTATTCCAAATGCCAGGAGTGGACGAGGCGGACGAGTGGCAGTGA